The genomic interval GCGAATCGAGGTGGCAGCGGTCAGATGTTTCAGTTCCGTTAACGGGTCTTCCAACTGGTACAGATGGTGTTTGAAGACGGCTGCCATACTGACTCGGATCACACGTCGATGGAACGGTGAGATCGTTTTGCGATCGACAAAAATGTGGTGGATGCCCAATGCGGCGGCGCTACGAAAAATGCTACCTAAGTTTTCGGGTTCCGAAACACCAAGCAGCGCGACGCTGAGTTTGGGAACCTCCGTTAGGCCGATGAAGTCGTCGATCGAGTGCAGCGCCGGCCGAATGCCACAAGCCAAAACGCCGCGATGAAATTCAAACCCGATCAATTCCGAAAGCTCAGCGTCAGTGAGCGTGTAGATGGGCACGTCATCGGGAACGATCCCAGCGTACTCTGCGCTGCGGTGTGGTTGCACCAAGATCGACTCGATCTTGAAATCGCTCTCGATCAAACGGCGGACGACCCAATTGCCTTCGACGACAAAGCGGTGTCCGTTCTTCGAGAGATCGCGATGACGTAGATCACGGTAAATGGCAATCCGAGGATCGTCGATTCCTGTGGCCTGGATCACTCGAGCTTGGTTCATGGATGCCGCTGCGTTCGCGAGGAGTGGGGGGTGGCTGATGTGGAAAGATCGTTGGCCCTTCTTTGCCCTGATCACACGCAGCAAATCATAACCTTAATCCCGCCTCACGCGATGGTGCGTTGGACTGGAGCCAAGCCGTAGAAGATTAGGATTATGAATCAAAAGTCCTGCAGCAGTTTCGATCAACAGAAACTGGATTTTGAAACTCAGCTGGAACCGGACGTTGCAGCGAGTTGCGTCCGAACTCGTGGGTGTTAAGAAGACTTGGCTGCGTGAACACTGATTTTCCCTAATCGAACACTAATCGGAAAGCTTGTAGCGGCTGACTCGACCGTCGAAGGGTGACGTGGGCCTTCAACCGTAGCTACGTTCGCCAGAACGTGGTGCACCCCGTCGTCAACTCCTAATCTTAATCGTACTCCTAATCTTAATCTCGTCCGCGCAAGCCACACCGGACCGGAGCCAAGTCGTGAAGATTAGGATTAAGAGTAAGATTATGATTAAGAAATAAAAGCAGGAAAAGTCCTGCGACAGTTTCGATCAAGAGAAACTGGATTTTGGAACTCACCTGGAACCGGACGTTGCAGCGAGTTACGGCTGACCTCGTGGGTGTTAAGAAGACTTGGCTGCGTGAACCACTTATCTTCGCTAACCGAACACTAATCGGAAAGCATGTAGCGGATGACTCGGCCGTCGAAGGGTGACGTGGGCCTTCAACCGTAGCTACGTTCGCCAGAACGTGGCCCACTCAGCTGGGACCGGACGTTGCAGCGAGTTACGGCTGAACTCGTGGATGTTAATAAGACTTGGCTGCGCGAACACTGATTTTCCCTAATCGAACACTAATCGAAAAGCATGTAGCAGCGGACTCGGCCGTCGAAGATTGACGAGAGCCTTCAACCGTAACTACGTTCGCCAGAACGTGGTGCACCCCGTCGTCAACTCCTAATCTTAATCGTACTCCTAATCTTAATCCCGTCCGCGCAAGCCACACCAGACCGGAGCCAAGTTGTGAAGATTAGGATTAAGAGTAAGATTATGATTAAGAAATAAAAGCAGGAAAAGTCCTGCAGCAGTTTCGATCAAGAGAAACTGGATTTTGAAACTCACCTGGGACCGGACGTTGCAGCGAGTTACGGCTGAACTCGTGGGTGTCAAGAAGACTTGGCTGCGCGAACACTGATCTTCGCTAATCGAACACTAATCGAAAAGCATGTAGCAGCGGACTCGGCCGTCGAAGATTGACGAGGGCCTTCAACCGTAGCTACGTTCGCCAGAACGTGGTCCACCCCGTCGTCAACTCCTAATCATAATCTTACTCCTAATCTTAATCCCGTCCGCGCAAGCCACGCCGGACTGGAGCCAAGTCGTGAAGACTAGGATTAAGAGTAAGATTAAGAATCAAAAAAGGAAGCTGAACAAAGACCTTCGCTGATTGATGCTCTTATTCTGAATCCTGACGCGAGCGCTAAGGAGCTGCCTTGGGGTAAGACCCCAAAATGTCTAACCGTTTCGCTTGCCGAGACAGCATCTCAATGGCATCGGCGACGGTGGGGTCGTCTCGATGGCCTGACAATTCGACAAAGAACAGATACTCATTGCGGGTGTCGGGGCATGGGAACGATTCGATCCATGTCATGTTCAACTGGTTGTTTTTGAAGATCATCATCACATCGGCAAGCGTACCGGGTTGATGATTGATTTTGAACAACAGCGAGGTTTTGTCGTCACCGCTGGACTCGGGGCGATCTTTGCCAAGCACGGCGAAGCGAGTCACGTTGTGCGGGTTGTCTTCGATGTTGGCGGCCAACACATCCAAGTCGTATTGCCGGCCCGCTTCGAGACTGGCGACCGCTGCGACCCCCGATTTCTCAGCGGCCAATTGAGCCGCCGCCGTCGTGCTGGTCGTCTCCACCAATCGAGCGCCCGGAAAATGAGTCGCCAAGTAGCCGCGGCATTGCGATAACGCTTGCGGTTTGCTGTGAATCTCGGTGATCGATTCACGCGGCGAGGATGACAATAAATTGTGATGGATCGGCAGCACCACCTCGCCACAAATTTGCATTTGGCAGCGGACGAACATGCCGAGCGTGTCAACGACCCCGCCATCGGTGCTGTTTTCAATCGGGACGAGTCCCGTCGCCACGTCACCTCGCGCGACCGCTTCGAACACCGCCGGGATCGAGCCCACAGGCGTAAACTCCGCCCCCAGTCCGAAATACTTCAGCGACGCCAAATGACTGTAGCTGTATTCAGGGCCAAGAAAGGCGACGCGAATCGGGTCGACCGCGGCAAGGCAAACGCTGGCGATATGACGCAGAATCTGGCGTTGAGTTTCGGCGGCGGTCGCCGACGCGTCCTCGGCAATCTCGGTCCGCTCGGCAATCGCCGCGACCACTTCGTCAATATGGTGACTCGACGAGGCCACGCGACCGGTGATCGGCTGCGTCGGGGAGGGCTGGGACGATCCAGCGGACTGCTTCACCGACCGGGCCTCCTGCTTGACCAAAGCGATGCGCTGATCGACCAACGCCAGGATCTCGCGGTCGATCGTATCGATTTTTTCTTGATTCGCGTTTGACATGGGTTCCAATGAGGTGGAGCTCAGAAGATTTGGAGGGAAGGCTACTGTCATTTTGACACGGCCCCGAAAACGAAGCGGAGTCCGTTTGGGCGTGTCTGCCAGAAATTACTCGCCGGCCGTCGATGTCGTCGACCGGAAAAAGCAGTTTAGCGGGAAAAACGGGGGTTTTATCGGCTGCTAATGAAAAAACTGCGGAGTTCCGAAGTCGTTCGGCACAGGCTTTGCCAATCTACCCTTCGTCTCGCCTGAAGCTGACGAATCGACAACCAGCCGAGTGGGGCATCGACCCAGCATACCCAATTGAAATTTGTCAGCTAAACCTCAATGTTTAACGCGACAACCGAAAGAATCGAGAGATAGGAGAAATTAGAGATGGCACAAGGTGAAAAGATTATCGGTATCGACCTCGGCACCACCAACAGTGTGGTTGCAGTGATGGAAGGCAGCGAGCCGAAGGTGATTCCGAACCCCGAGGGCAATCGATTGACCCCTAGCGTGGTCGCGTTCACCGACAAGGAAGACACGATTGTGGGCGAACCCGCACGCCGTCAAGCGGTCACCAACCCCAAACGCACCGTTTACTCGGCCAAGCGTTTTATGGGACGCCGCCACAGCGAAGTGGAATCCGAAGAAAAAATGGTTCCCTACGGCGTGACCGGTGCGGCGAACGATTACGTCAAAATCAAAGTGGGCGACAAGGAATACACGCCTCAAGAAATCTCGGCCAAGGTCCTCCGCAAGCTGAAGGAATCGGCCGAGTCGTACCTTGGCCACAAGGTCAACAAGGCGGTGATCACCGTCCCGGCTTACTTTAACGATGCTCAGCGTCAAGCCACCAAGGATGCTGGCCAGATCGCGGGCTTGGAAGTCGCTCGGATCATCAACGAGCCCACCGCGGCCGCGTTGGCCTACGGCTTGGACAAGAAGAAGGACGAGAAAATCATCGTCTTCGACCTCGGGGGAGGTACGTTCGACGTTTCCGTTTTGGAAGTGGCCGACAGCGGTGACGAAGAGCAAGAGAGCCGCGTCTTCCAAGTGATCAGCACCTCGGGTAACACGCACCTCGGTGGGGATGACTTCGATGAAACGTTGATCAACCACGTCGCCGACCAGTTCAAGAAAGATAACGCCATCGATCTACGCAACGATCCGATGGCACTGCAACGGTTGCAAGAAGCATGCGAAAAGGCCAAGAAGGAGCTCAGCACGCTGCCCGAAACCGACATCAACTTGCCATTTATCACGATGGACCAGTCGGGGCCGAAGCACTTGACGATGAAGATCACTCGTAGCAAGTTTGAAGAGTTGATCGACCCCTTGGTCGAGCAATGTAAGAAACCGGTGCTGCAAGCACTCGAAGACGCGGGCATGAAGCCAGGCGATATCGACGAAATTGTTTTGGTCGGCGGTAGCACCCGTGTGCCCAAGGTTCGTCAAATCGTCAAAGAGATCTTTGGCAAAGAGCCTCACCAAGGGGTGAACCCAGACGAAGTGGTTGCGGTGGGAGCCGCGGTGCAAGGCAGTGTTCTTGCCGGCGAGCGAACCGACGTGTTGTTGTTGGACGTCAACCCATTGACGCTCGGTATTGAAACCGAGGGCGGGGTGATGACCGCGCTTGTCGAACGCAACACCACGATCCCTGTGGAAAAGAAAAACGTGTTCAGCACCGCTGCGGATAATCAAACCGCAGTCACCGTTCGCGTTTTCCAAGGGGAACGAAAAATGGCCACGAGCAACCGTTTGCTCGGCGAGTTCAATCTCGAAGGCATTCCGCCACAACCCCGTGGTGTGCCTCAGATCGAAGTCAAGTTTGACATTGACCAGAACGGGATCCTGGCGGTATCGGCCAAGGAACTCAAGACCGGCAAAGAGGCTTCGGTCCAGATCAAAGAAGCCGGTGCACTCGGCGAAGACGAGATCGAGCAAATGCGCAAGGACGCCGAATCGAATGCCGAAGAGGATAAGCGTCAATTCGAATTGGTCGAGGCCAAGAACAAGGCGAACCAGCAGGTTTATCAGCTTGAAAAACTGATGAACGAAAACAAGGACAAGTTGAGCGATGCCGACACCGAGCCGATGAACAAGGCGATCGAAAAGGTGAAGACGGCTGCCGAAGGTTCCGATACCGCTGCGATCAAGCAGGCGACCGAAGAACTCGACGCAGCTTCGCAAGCGTTCAGCAAGGTGCTGTATGAGAAAACCGAGGCGGCAGGTCCTGCCGCTGAGGGCGCCGAGGCCGCTTCGGGCGCCGCCGCGTCGAACGACGACGACGACGCAATCGATGCGGATTTCGAAGTCAAAAACTAAGCGTTTGACGCTTAGTTAATCGTGAGACGGTCAAATACATCAGCGGGTGGCGGAGCACAGTGCGTCGCCACCCGCTGCGTTTACCGTCATGATTTCTCCCGCTCCTGAGTGAGGAGCACGGGTGTTCGGCGCAAGCACGCTTCGATTCCGGGAATAGCGTGCATCGCAATCTTTCCCGGAAACGCGCCGTGATCTTTTGACCGGATCAAGGGCGCGGCTCTTCTCTTCTGCAAAGGAGTTTCGTGTTATGGCGTTTCGGTTCGATAAACTCACCACCAAAGCTCAATCACTCGTGTCCCAGGCCCAGGGGTTGGCGACATCGGCTGGCAATCCCGAGATTCTGCCGCTGCACTTGCTCGCAGCGATGCTCGAGGAAAGCGATGGGATCACCCGTCCGATGCTGAAGAAGATGAACGCCGACGCGGACAAGTTAAAAGAGCTTGTGCAGAGTGAAATCCAGAAATCGCCCTCCGTTTCCGGAGGCCGCCAGCCGGGGATCGCGCCAGCGCTGCAGCGGACGTTTGACGCGGCCGCCGAAGTCGCGGCAAAATTGAAAGACGAATACGTCAGCACCGAACACTTGCTGCTCGGAATTGCCAAGGTCGAAAGCAAAGCACGCAACCTACTCAAGTTGATGGGAATCAGCGAAGCCGACGTGCTCAAAGCCATGAGTGAGGTTCGTGGTTCGGCGCGGGTGACCGACCCCAACGCGGAAGATACCTACCAGGCGCTGGAGAAGTATGGCGTCGATTTGACGCAATTGGCCGCCAAGGGGACGCTTGATCCGGTGATTGGGCGCGACAATGAAATCCGCCGCGTGATCCAAGTCCTCTCGCGTCGCACCAAAAACAATCCCGTGCTGATCGGCCAACCTGGCGTCGGGAAAACCGCGATCGCCGAAGGCTTGGCGCTGCGGATCTTCGAGGGCGATGTCCCGCAAAGCTTGAAAGACAAACGTGTCATTTCGCTTGACATGGGAGCGCTCGTCGCCGGAGCGAAGTTCCGTGGCGATTTTGAAGAGCGACTCAAAGCGGTGCTGCGCGAGGTCAAAGATGCCAATGGTCAAGTGATCTTGTTTATCGACGAATTGCATCTTGTCGTCGGAGCGGGCAAAGCTGAAGGGTCCCCCGATGCCGCCAACTTGCTCAAACCTGAACTTGCCCGTGGCATGCTCCGTTGTATCGGAGCGACGACGTTGGATGAGTATCGGCAAAACATCGAGAAGGACGCCGCACTCGAGCGGCGTTTCCAACCCGTTTACGTGGGCGAACCGACGGTCGAGGACACGATCGCGATTTTGCGAGGGCTGAAATCACGCTACGAATCGCATCACGGGGTTCGGATCACCGACAGCGCCCTGGTGGCCGCCGCGAATCTTTCCCACCGTTATATCGCCGATCGATTTCTGCCGGACAAAGCGATTGACTTGGTCGATGAAGCGGCCAGCCGTTTGGCGATGGAAAAGGAAAGTGTGCCGGAGCCGATCGATCGAATCCAACGCCGACTGCGGCAACTCGAACTCGCACATCGACAACTCGTCGACGAAACCGAAGCCTCCGCGATGGAAAAACGCGAAGAGGTGGAGGGCGAAATGGCCACGCTCAATCACGAACTCGCCAGTCTCCGCGAGCAGTGGGATGCGGAGAAGATGGGTCTCGATGACGTTCAATCGGTTCGCCAGGAAGTCGAGCGACTTGAGCATCGATTCACCACGCTCGATTCGGACGCCAAGCAAAAACAATTGCGTGGCGAAAGCCCCGAAGAGGTTTATCGTGAGATGCTCGAGGTGCGGGCGCGTTTGAGCGAGTTGCAAGACAAACTTGACGATGCCGAACAACGAGACGCGACGGCCAAAGACGAGAGCGATACCCATGCGGAAAAACGCCGTTTACTCCGTCACGATGTAACCGAGGAAGAGATCGCCGAAGTCGTCAGCGCATGGACCGGGGTACCTCTGAACCGCATGCTCGAGACCGAGCGAGCCAAGTTGTTGGTGATGGAAGAACGACTGCATCAGCGTGTGATCGGTCAAGACGAGGCGGTCCAGGCCGTCTCGGATGCGGTGCGCCGTAGCCGTAGTGGATTGCAAGACCCGGAACGTCCGATCGGATCGTTTTTGTTTCTCGGCCCCACCGGCGTCGGCAAAACGGAATTGTGCAAGGCGCTTGCCGAAGTGATGTTCGATGACGAGCAAGCGATGGTGCGGATCGACATGAGCGAGTTCATGGAACGACACAGCGTGTCACGCTTGATCGGTGCCCCTCCTGGATACGTGGGCTACGAAGAAGGGGGCAAGTTGACCGAGGCGGTTCGCCGCCGCCCTTACGCCGTCGTGTTGCTCGACGAAATGGAAAAAGCACATCCCGATGTCTTCAACATCTTGTTGCAAGTCCTTGACGATGGCCGCTTGACCGATGGACACGGAAGAACGGTCAATTTCACGAATACCGTCATCGTGATGACCAGCAACGCGGGCAGCCAAGTGATTCGCAAGTTGACCGAAGAGGGAGGCAGTGAGCAAGCGATGTACGAAGCGGTTCAAGAATCGCTACGCGCACGCTTCCTGCCCGAATTCTTGAATCGGATCGACGATGTCGTGATCTTTAAACCGCTCGATCGACCACAGATTCGCCAGATCGTCAAACTGCAACTGCTCTCGCTCGGACACCGGTTACAAGAAAACGGATTGCTGTTGAAGGTGACCGAGGCTGCGGTTGATGAAATTGCATCGGCCGGATACGACCCGACCTACGGCGCCCGCCCCCTCAAACGGGTGATTCAAAACGAGGTCCAAAATCGTTTGGCGACGGCGTTGTTGAAGAGTTC from Novipirellula galeiformis carries:
- a CDS encoding TrmH family RNA methyltransferase, with product MNQARVIQATGIDDPRIAIYRDLRHRDLSKNGHRFVVEGNWVVRRLIESDFKIESILVQPHRSAEYAGIVPDDVPIYTLTDAELSELIGFEFHRGVLACGIRPALHSIDDFIGLTEVPKLSVALLGVSEPENLGSIFRSAAALGIHHIFVDRKTISPFHRRVIRVSMAAVFKHHLYQLEDPLTELKHLTAATSIRTIASTLQPPATELREFRGGDQPALLIVGNEANGVDLQIQQFASDRVTIPMQLGTDSLNVAVATAILMHELANPRK
- the pheA gene encoding prephenate dehydratase, with product MSNANQEKIDTIDREILALVDQRIALVKQEARSVKQSAGSSQPSPTQPITGRVASSSHHIDEVVAAIAERTEIAEDASATAAETQRQILRHIASVCLAAVDPIRVAFLGPEYSYSHLASLKYFGLGAEFTPVGSIPAVFEAVARGDVATGLVPIENSTDGGVVDTLGMFVRCQMQICGEVVLPIHHNLLSSSPRESITEIHSKPQALSQCRGYLATHFPGARLVETTSTTAAAQLAAEKSGVAAVASLEAGRQYDLDVLAANIEDNPHNVTRFAVLGKDRPESSGDDKTSLLFKINHQPGTLADVMMIFKNNQLNMTWIESFPCPDTRNEYLFFVELSGHRDDPTVADAIEMLSRQAKRLDILGSYPKAAP
- the dnaK gene encoding molecular chaperone DnaK, with translation MAQGEKIIGIDLGTTNSVVAVMEGSEPKVIPNPEGNRLTPSVVAFTDKEDTIVGEPARRQAVTNPKRTVYSAKRFMGRRHSEVESEEKMVPYGVTGAANDYVKIKVGDKEYTPQEISAKVLRKLKESAESYLGHKVNKAVITVPAYFNDAQRQATKDAGQIAGLEVARIINEPTAAALAYGLDKKKDEKIIVFDLGGGTFDVSVLEVADSGDEEQESRVFQVISTSGNTHLGGDDFDETLINHVADQFKKDNAIDLRNDPMALQRLQEACEKAKKELSTLPETDINLPFITMDQSGPKHLTMKITRSKFEELIDPLVEQCKKPVLQALEDAGMKPGDIDEIVLVGGSTRVPKVRQIVKEIFGKEPHQGVNPDEVVAVGAAVQGSVLAGERTDVLLLDVNPLTLGIETEGGVMTALVERNTTIPVEKKNVFSTAADNQTAVTVRVFQGERKMATSNRLLGEFNLEGIPPQPRGVPQIEVKFDIDQNGILAVSAKELKTGKEASVQIKEAGALGEDEIEQMRKDAESNAEEDKRQFELVEAKNKANQQVYQLEKLMNENKDKLSDADTEPMNKAIEKVKTAAEGSDTAAIKQATEELDAASQAFSKVLYEKTEAAGPAAEGAEAASGAAASNDDDDAIDADFEVKN
- the clpB gene encoding ATP-dependent chaperone ClpB encodes the protein MAFRFDKLTTKAQSLVSQAQGLATSAGNPEILPLHLLAAMLEESDGITRPMLKKMNADADKLKELVQSEIQKSPSVSGGRQPGIAPALQRTFDAAAEVAAKLKDEYVSTEHLLLGIAKVESKARNLLKLMGISEADVLKAMSEVRGSARVTDPNAEDTYQALEKYGVDLTQLAAKGTLDPVIGRDNEIRRVIQVLSRRTKNNPVLIGQPGVGKTAIAEGLALRIFEGDVPQSLKDKRVISLDMGALVAGAKFRGDFEERLKAVLREVKDANGQVILFIDELHLVVGAGKAEGSPDAANLLKPELARGMLRCIGATTLDEYRQNIEKDAALERRFQPVYVGEPTVEDTIAILRGLKSRYESHHGVRITDSALVAAANLSHRYIADRFLPDKAIDLVDEAASRLAMEKESVPEPIDRIQRRLRQLELAHRQLVDETEASAMEKREEVEGEMATLNHELASLREQWDAEKMGLDDVQSVRQEVERLEHRFTTLDSDAKQKQLRGESPEEVYREMLEVRARLSELQDKLDDAEQRDATAKDESDTHAEKRRLLRHDVTEEEIAEVVSAWTGVPLNRMLETERAKLLVMEERLHQRVIGQDEAVQAVSDAVRRSRSGLQDPERPIGSFLFLGPTGVGKTELCKALAEVMFDDEQAMVRIDMSEFMERHSVSRLIGAPPGYVGYEEGGKLTEAVRRRPYAVVLLDEMEKAHPDVFNILLQVLDDGRLTDGHGRTVNFTNTVIVMTSNAGSQVIRKLTEEGGSEQAMYEAVQESLRARFLPEFLNRIDDVVIFKPLDRPQIRQIVKLQLLSLGHRLQENGLLLKVTEAAVDEIASAGYDPTYGARPLKRVIQNEVQNRLATALLKSSYPEGSTVQVDFQDGQYVFTQH